From Primulina tabacum isolate GXHZ01 chromosome 2, ASM2559414v2, whole genome shotgun sequence, one genomic window encodes:
- the LOC142537841 gene encoding glutathione S-transferase T3-like, with protein MPFISPTENEPVTPTFIPETQLSDRESPIEVVNLENVDSSAEGRKKRSTWRKVEDEVLARSFVTISDDPIIGNDQKAEAFWGRVASYYNDNRPAGTPNRSASVIRSHWHNTIQKKVYRFNANYNSIYSAYRSGHSDEDIVRLAYEKYRAENNGIAFNLEHVWRIVKDRPMFTPQSVDHHVSTKKARTSESGASNTSSNQDASLHVDLIEEENRPMGQKAAKRKGKGKTRSDMEFMTTNLDNMFAKFTEYTNMKEVKLKCNKNNLK; from the coding sequence ATGCCATTTATTTCTCCGACGGAAAATGAACCGGTCACTCCGACTTTCATCCCAGAGACTCAATTGTCCGACCGTGAATCCCCAATTGAAGTCGTAAATTTGGAGAATGTGGATTCAAGCGCTGAGGGTAGAAAAAAACGGTCAACCTGGAGAAAGGTTGAAGACGAGGTCTTAGCGAGATCGTTTGTCACTATCAGCGATGACCCAATCATCGGCAATGATCAAAAGGCGGAAGCTTTCTGGGGACGTGTTGCAAGCTACTACAATGACAATCGTCCCGCAGGTACACCCAATAGAAGTGCAAGTGTCATACGATCGCACTGGCACAATACCATCCAAAAAAAAGTATATCGCTTCAATGCAAATTACAATAGTATTTATAGTGCATATCGTAGCGGCCACAGTGATGAGGATATAGTACGACTTGCGTATGAAAAATATCGTGCGGAAAATAACGGCATCGCATTTAATCTTGAGCATGTGTGGAGGATCGTAAAAGACCGTCCAATGTTTACTCCACAGTCCGTTGATCACCATGTTAGCACGAAGAAGGCAAGGACCTCAGAGTCGGGAGCAAGCAACACCTCATCCAACCAAGATGCGAGTCTACATGTAGAcctaattgaagaagaaaatcgtcCAATGGGTCAGAAGGCAGCAAAAAGAAAGGGAAAAGGTAAAACGAGATCAGACATGGAGTTTATGACAACAAACTTGGACAATATGTTTGCAAAGTTTACTGAATATACAAACATGAAAGAAGTGAAGTTGAAATGCAACAAAAACAATTTGAAGTAG